Proteins from one Bradyrhizobium roseum genomic window:
- a CDS encoding 3'(2'),5'-bisphosphate nucleotidase CysQ family protein, whose product MNEARPGDRAAALIDPLTEIVIRAGAAILAVDRSAMKVDGKTDGSPVTEADLTADRIIAEGLATVAPDIPSLSEERAAQTPLPYTESFFLIDPLDGTKEFVAGRDEFTVNLALVTEGAPLLGIVSAPALGLIWRGIVGRGAERLTLGTGKPQIEPIRTRTCPPRGQPWMVAVSRLHGDARTEAFIAARPGAVRRELGSAVKFGRVAEGAVDIYPRLSPTSEWDVAAGHAVVTAAGGRITDSSGAALVFGSGRNGFLVPEFIAWGDPKAI is encoded by the coding sequence ATGAATGAGGCACGTCCAGGCGACCGCGCCGCCGCACTGATCGACCCGCTGACCGAGATCGTGATCAGGGCCGGCGCCGCCATCCTTGCCGTCGACCGCTCCGCCATGAAGGTCGATGGCAAGACCGATGGATCGCCGGTCACGGAGGCCGATCTGACGGCCGACCGGATCATCGCGGAAGGCCTTGCAACGGTTGCCCCCGACATACCTTCGCTGTCGGAAGAGCGCGCCGCGCAGACCCCCCTGCCCTATACGGAAAGCTTCTTCCTGATCGACCCGCTGGACGGGACCAAGGAGTTCGTCGCCGGCCGCGATGAATTCACCGTCAATCTGGCGCTGGTGACCGAGGGCGCGCCGCTGCTCGGCATCGTCAGCGCGCCGGCGCTCGGCCTGATCTGGCGCGGCATTGTCGGGCGCGGCGCGGAACGGTTGACGCTCGGCACGGGTAAACCGCAGATCGAGCCGATCCGCACCCGAACCTGCCCACCGCGCGGTCAGCCATGGATGGTGGCTGTCAGCCGTCTGCACGGCGACGCTAGGACCGAGGCCTTCATCGCGGCTAGACCCGGCGCGGTCCGCCGCGAACTCGGCTCGGCGGTGAAATTCGGCCGGGTGGCCGAGGGAGCGGTCGATATCTACCCGCGGCTGTCGCCCACGTCGGAATGGGACGTGGCTGCCGGCCATGCGGTCGTCACCGCCGCCGGCGGCAGGATCACGGATTCGAGCGGCGCGGCACTGGTTTTTGGTTCCGGACGCAACGGCTTCCTGGTTCCGGAATTCATCGCCTGGGGCGATCCGAAAGCGATTTAG
- the chpT gene encoding histidine phosphotransferase ChpT has translation MSGTSSPGPAPDALELAALLCSRVCHDLISPVGAIVNGLEVLDDNPKPEDRDFALDLIRKSAKTASARLQFCRLAFGAAGSAGAQIDLGDAQNMARGHIEDGKITITWNLPRLLLPKNRVKLLLNMLIIAQQTIPRGGTLTIDPIGDGEAMSFRVTSAGLNARVPQNIADLLSVSSTASVDAHAVQPYYTRLLAQACGLTVTLAPDGEKIVVTAA, from the coding sequence ATGTCTGGCACTTCGTCTCCCGGTCCGGCTCCCGATGCCCTCGAACTCGCGGCGCTGTTGTGTTCGCGCGTCTGTCACGATCTCATCAGCCCGGTTGGCGCGATCGTCAATGGGCTTGAGGTCCTTGACGACAACCCGAAGCCTGAAGACCGCGATTTCGCGCTCGATCTGATCCGCAAGAGCGCCAAGACCGCTTCCGCCAGGTTGCAGTTCTGCCGCCTCGCGTTCGGCGCCGCGGGCTCGGCGGGTGCGCAGATCGATCTTGGCGACGCTCAGAACATGGCGCGCGGCCACATCGAGGACGGCAAGATCACCATTACCTGGAACCTGCCGCGCCTGCTGCTGCCGAAGAACCGCGTCAAGCTGCTGTTGAACATGCTGATCATCGCGCAGCAAACCATCCCGCGCGGCGGCACGCTGACGATCGATCCGATCGGCGACGGCGAGGCGATGAGTTTCCGCGTGACGTCGGCCGGCCTCAATGCCCGCGTGCCGCAGAACATCGCCGATCTCCTGAGCGTGAGCTCGACGGCCTCCGTCGATGCGCACGCGGTACAGCCTTACTATACGCGGCTGTTGGCGCAGGCCTGCGGGCTTACCGTGACGCTGGCGCCCGACGGAGAAAAGATAGTGGTTACCGCGGCATAG
- a CDS encoding YHS domain-containing (seleno)protein: MTVQRQERYGWCPGIAVFGLLAGFFLALCLDSAVWAATTERVVVNRYSGLAIEGFDPVAYFTDSIAAQGSPDFEAREAGAVWRFRNHGNRASFVAHPEIYGPQFGGYDPVDLGRGVTYAGNPRFWLVVAQRLYLFGREDNRDAFAAEPARFLKEATERWPALERGLAQ, from the coding sequence ATGACGGTACAACGGCAGGAAAGATACGGCTGGTGCCCCGGAATAGCCGTTTTTGGCTTATTGGCAGGCTTTTTTCTCGCGCTCTGCCTCGATTCTGCCGTGTGGGCTGCGACCACCGAGCGGGTCGTGGTGAACCGCTATTCCGGCCTGGCCATCGAGGGTTTCGATCCCGTCGCCTACTTCACGGATTCCATCGCGGCCCAGGGGTCGCCCGATTTCGAGGCCCGCGAGGCCGGAGCCGTCTGGCGCTTCCGCAATCATGGAAACCGCGCCTCCTTCGTGGCGCATCCTGAAATCTATGGGCCGCAGTTCGGCGGCTACGATCCGGTCGATCTGGGGCGGGGGGTAACTTATGCGGGCAATCCGCGGTTCTGGCTGGTCGTGGCCCAGCGGCTCTATCTGTTCGGCCGCGAGGACAACCGCGATGCGTTCGCCGCCGAGCCGGCCCGTTTCCTGAAGGAGGCCACCGAGCGTTGGCCGGCCCTGGAGCGGGGATTGGCGCAGTAG
- a CDS encoding DUF1134 domain-containing protein, giving the protein MTFASRLAAVTFAALMCWTVPASAQQPSPGYPAQQPPPGYPAQPPAYPVQPAPPPGAYPPPQRPAGPDTFEPGELVSAGHKFFGNVSRGLASIIERAVSQWGLPNGYVLGEEGSGAFVAGLRYGEGTLYTKNAGDLRVYWQGPSVGFDWGGDGARTMTLVYNLPATNAIYQRFVGIDGSAYIVGGFGMTALTSNNIVLVPIRSGIGLRLGANVGYLKYTPRATWNPF; this is encoded by the coding sequence ATGACGTTTGCTTCACGCCTTGCCGCGGTGACGTTTGCCGCGCTGATGTGCTGGACCGTGCCGGCCTCGGCGCAGCAGCCGTCGCCGGGCTATCCGGCGCAGCAGCCGCCACCGGGTTACCCGGCCCAACCGCCGGCGTATCCCGTCCAGCCGGCGCCGCCGCCTGGGGCCTATCCGCCGCCGCAGCGCCCGGCAGGCCCGGACACCTTCGAACCCGGCGAACTGGTTTCGGCCGGGCACAAATTCTTCGGCAACGTCTCGCGCGGCCTTGCCTCCATCATCGAGCGCGCGGTCAGCCAATGGGGTCTGCCCAACGGCTATGTGCTCGGCGAGGAAGGCTCGGGCGCTTTCGTAGCAGGCCTGCGGTATGGCGAAGGCACGCTCTACACCAAGAACGCCGGAGATCTGCGGGTCTACTGGCAGGGACCGTCAGTCGGCTTCGACTGGGGCGGCGACGGCGCGCGCACCATGACGCTGGTCTATAACCTGCCTGCCACCAACGCGATCTATCAGCGCTTCGTCGGCATCGACGGATCCGCCTACATCGTCGGCGGCTTCGGCATGACCGCGCTGACCTCCAACAACATCGTGCTGGTCCCGATCCGCTCCGGCATCGGGCTGCGACTCGGCGCCAATGTCGGCTATCTCAAATATACCCCGCGCGCGACCTGGAACCCGTTCTGA